In Colletotrichum higginsianum IMI 349063 chromosome 1, whole genome shotgun sequence, one genomic interval encodes:
- a CDS encoding Vacuolar import and degradation protein, translating into MPTPSSNPPPDPHSPRSHSFSTCPEDSSSRTPQRSWRPPTDANQGPAEMDTHHDDRMDEDASPAPVSAPMSQAEGMSTEVIIDDEPASAVSSSRSTTMSPRPQSGGTGTAHSSPAADMESFKHAESDEEGHLAGNRSRTSRQDGTRRHGDPRLSPTSMHDDGKGVDLDADDVWEEELMAPSMGPDFSNMRVIPATASSFLRPGSKFHGTQQSERQVYDVQVEIKHVDLRESFLCGYLRIQGADGWLPRPPSCNRLLNSVRVCAHAGLTEDHPTLTTYFEGEIIGTKYSFITNHESWGATDKIDLNHWAKFNAFRPFQKQARKGPVVIRDVAQRENIFMRWKEHFLVPDHRVRTISGASFEGFYYICFNQIKGEVSGIYFHSKSEKFQQLELKHVEDRGCFGAMEFR; encoded by the exons ATGCCCACTCCTTCATCCAATCCTCCTCCCGACCCTCATTCACCCCGATCCCACAGTTTCTCGACATGTCCTGAAGACAGCAGCTCACGAACCCCGCAACGCAGCTGGCGCCCGCCTACCGATGCAAACCAAGGCCCTGCCGAGATGGACACCCATCACGACGACCgcatggacgaggacgcttcccccgcccccgtcaGCGCTCCAATGTCGCAAGCCGAGGGCATGAGCACAGaggtcatcatcgacgacgagcccgcaTCCGCCGTgtcctcctcccgctccACCACGATGTCACCGAGGCCGCAGTCgggcggcaccggcaccgcccactcatcgccggcggcagaTATGGAGTCGTTCAAGCATGCAGagtccgacgaggagggccaCTTGGCCGGTAACAGGTCGAGGACGTCCCGACAAGATGGCACGAGGCGGCATGGCGACCCCAGGCTGTCGCCAACATCGAtgcacgacgacggcaagggcgTGGACTtggatgccgacgacgtaTGGGAAGAGGAGCTCATGGCTCCTTCCATGGGTCCAGATTTTTCCAACATGCGG GTCATTCCGGCAACTGCATCATCGTTCTTGCGCCCTGGGAGCAAGTTCCACGGGACACAGCAATCGGAACGACAGGTGTACGACGTGCAGGTCGAAATCAAGCACGTTGACCTGAGGGAATCCTTCCTGTGCGGATACTTACGAATCCAAGGTGCGGACGGCTGGCttccccgccccccctcaTGTAACCGTTTGCTAAACTCTGTGCGCGTATGCGCACATGCAGGCCTCACCGAAGACCACCCCACATTGACGACGTACTTTGAGGGCGAAATCATTGGCACGAAATACAGCTTCATCACCAACCACGAGAGCTGGGGCGCCACCGACAAGATCGACCTGAACCACTGGGCCAAGTTCAACGCCTTCCGCCCGTTCCAGAAGCAGGCGCGCAAGGGCCCTGTGGTGATCCGCGACGTCGCCCAGCGCGAGAACATATTTATGCGCTGGAAGGAACACTTCCTCGTCCCTGACCACCGCGTGCGCACCATTTCCGGCGCCAGCTTCGAGGGCTTCTACTACATTTGCTTCAACCAGATCAAGGGTGAAGTGAGTGGAATCTACTTCCACTCCAAAAGCGAAAA GTTTCAGCAGCTCGAGCTCAAGCACGTGGAGGATAGGGGCTGCTTCGGTGC